A section of the Tepidanaerobacter syntrophicus genome encodes:
- the glmU gene encoding bifunctional UDP-N-acetylglucosamine diphosphorylase/glucosamine-1-phosphate N-acetyltransferase GlmU, giving the protein MKEFTAVILAAGEGVRMKSNIPKVMHKVCGKPMLTHVINAAKGAGANKVIIVVGKDADKIKEAYINEDVEFVIQEKQMGTGHALMQAENAVKNSSHIVVLCGDMPLVTAESIKGMVDFHEKEMADATVMTAKVSDPTGYGRIIREGKKVLDIREHKDATPEELKINEVNAAFYCFNTVDIFASLAKIQNDNSQKEYYLTDAIKILNQEDKKVVAFELSDPEELNGINDRKQLAKVQSIMQKRIIDKLMEDGVTFINPDTCMVDCDVKIGKDTTIYPGAMLEGSTTIGENCSIIGPCRIIDTTIGNDCEIVMTQINKCVIEDGVKIGPYTNLRPDCRLSQKVKVGDFVELKNAKVGEGTKIPHLSYVGDAVLGKHINIGCGTVFVNYDGYKKHQTVVEDNVFIGCNSNLIAPVTLKAGSFIAAGSTITDDVPENALGIARARQVNKTGWVIKRKQKFEGGISGNGNQA; this is encoded by the coding sequence ATGAAAGAATTTACAGCCGTCATTCTTGCTGCCGGTGAGGGCGTCCGCATGAAATCGAACATACCAAAAGTTATGCATAAGGTTTGCGGTAAGCCTATGCTGACCCATGTTATCAACGCAGCTAAAGGAGCAGGAGCAAACAAGGTAATTATTGTGGTCGGCAAAGATGCAGATAAGATAAAAGAAGCATACATAAATGAAGATGTTGAATTTGTTATTCAAGAAAAGCAAATGGGCACTGGCCATGCGCTGATGCAGGCTGAAAATGCTGTAAAAAATAGCTCTCATATTGTCGTGCTATGTGGGGATATGCCTCTAGTGACTGCAGAAAGCATAAAAGGCATGGTAGATTTTCACGAAAAAGAAATGGCCGATGCTACTGTTATGACGGCTAAAGTTTCAGACCCTACAGGTTATGGCAGAATTATACGGGAAGGTAAAAAAGTTTTGGATATTCGCGAACATAAAGACGCAACACCTGAAGAACTTAAAATAAACGAAGTAAATGCCGCCTTTTACTGCTTTAACACAGTAGATATTTTTGCTTCTCTTGCAAAAATACAAAACGACAATTCTCAGAAAGAATATTATTTAACAGATGCCATAAAAATTTTAAATCAGGAAGACAAAAAAGTTGTTGCATTTGAGCTTTCAGACCCGGAGGAACTTAATGGAATAAACGACCGCAAGCAGCTTGCAAAAGTCCAAAGCATCATGCAAAAAAGAATTATCGATAAGCTTATGGAAGATGGAGTAACCTTTATTAATCCTGATACATGTATGGTAGACTGTGATGTCAAAATAGGCAAAGATACTACAATATATCCCGGCGCAATGCTGGAAGGAAGCACTACTATAGGGGAAAATTGCTCTATTATAGGTCCTTGTAGAATAATAGATACAACCATAGGCAATGACTGTGAGATAGTTATGACGCAAATTAACAAATGCGTTATCGAAGATGGCGTAAAAATTGGCCCTTACACGAACTTAAGACCAGATTGCAGACTTTCACAAAAGGTTAAAGTGGGAGACTTTGTAGAGCTAAAGAACGCAAAAGTTGGCGAAGGAACTAAGATACCCCACCTGTCATATGTAGGAGATGCGGTACTAGGCAAGCACATAAATATTGGGTGCGGGACGGTATTCGTAAATTATGATGGATACAAAAAACACCAAACAGTAGTGGAAGATAATGTGTTCATAGGTTGCAATTCAAACCTTATAGCCCCGGTTACTCTAAAAGCAGGCTCTTTTATAGCTGCCGGTTCTACCATTACAGACGACGTGCCTGAAAATGCTTTGGGGATAGCTAGAGCAAGACAGGTAAATAAAACCGGTTGGGTGATAAAACGAAAACAAAAATTTGAGGGAGGAATTAGTGGCAATGGAAACCAGGCTTGA
- the spoVG gene encoding septation regulator SpoVG: MNITDVRIRKVPEGGKMKAVASITFDNEFAVHDIRIIEGENGLFIAMPSRRTPDGKFKDIAHPINSEARAKIQETILKHYYESASE, translated from the coding sequence ATGAATATTACTGATGTGCGTATACGTAAAGTACCAGAAGGAGGAAAGATGAAAGCTGTTGCATCAATTACTTTCGACAATGAATTTGCGGTTCATGATATCCGAATCATAGAAGGCGAAAACGGACTATTCATAGCTATGCCAAGTCGACGGACTCCTGATGGAAAATTCAAGGACATTGCCCATCCTATTAATTCTGAAGCCAGAGCAAAAATTCAAGAAACAATTCTAAAACACTATTACGAAAGTGCTTCTGAGTAG
- the purR gene encoding pur operon repressor, whose protein sequence is MRRSDRIAIISKMLTENPNKVISLNYFSQLLDAAKSSISEDLDIIKDTFAVMGEGEIATISGASGGVRYRPKKTKDAIIKFLHELCKTLQDEKRIIPGGYLYMTDVIFSPEYSRIIGEIFSQLFIEYNPTHVLTVETKGIPIALMTARALNVPMVSARRDSRVTEGPSVSISYVSGSSQRIHNMSLAKRALPESAKVLIVDDFMKGGGTARGMMELAAEFKAEVIGTAMVITTAVPDKKLINDFVSLLILEGIDINENKVYIKVNDKLL, encoded by the coding sequence ATGAGGCGCAGTGATAGAATTGCTATAATCTCCAAAATGCTTACAGAAAACCCCAATAAGGTTATTTCTCTTAATTATTTTTCCCAGCTTCTCGATGCGGCAAAGTCTTCCATCAGCGAAGACTTAGACATAATTAAGGATACCTTTGCTGTGATGGGCGAAGGTGAAATTGCTACAATTTCCGGAGCATCAGGTGGGGTCAGATACCGCCCTAAAAAGACAAAGGATGCAATTATAAAGTTTTTGCATGAACTTTGCAAGACTCTGCAGGATGAGAAACGAATAATTCCCGGCGGCTATCTTTATATGACAGATGTAATATTTTCTCCTGAATATTCCCGCATAATCGGCGAAATTTTTTCACAGCTTTTCATTGAGTATAATCCTACACATGTCCTAACAGTTGAAACTAAAGGCATACCTATTGCATTGATGACCGCTCGAGCGCTGAATGTGCCAATGGTATCAGCTAGGAGAGACAGCCGTGTGACCGAAGGGCCGTCTGTCAGCATCAGCTACGTATCGGGTTCAAGCCAAAGGATACACAATATGTCCCTTGCAAAGCGAGCGCTGCCTGAAAGCGCAAAGGTTTTAATTGTGGATGATTTTATGAAGGGCGGAGGAACCGCGCGAGGCATGATGGAACTTGCGGCTGAGTTTAAAGCTGAAGTTATAGGCACTGCCATGGTAATCACAACAGCTGTGCCTGATAAAAAACTGATAAATGATTTTGTATCGCTCTTGATTCTCGAGGGTATCGACATAAACGAGAACAAGGTTTACATAAAAGTGAACGATAAATTATTATAA
- a CDS encoding nucleotidyltransferase family protein, with protein MKALILAGSQEDSPLTKFCQNKALLKICGKEMIKYIIDAMRELDFIDTIAVVGPKDELVSLEGFADIIIDSGSSMTENVLKGAEVFPDSELILIATSDIPMITSEAIRDFVEKAQKVDADFYYPIVRKEINEKKYPGVKRTYVKIKDGTFTGGNIVLVKVDTVKRCIKQAEEFMIYRKKPLKLAQILGPVIIIKFLMGTITISELEKRVGKLFGIKAKGIISDYPEIGTDVDKESDVEIAEKVLCGGIANEAQ; from the coding sequence ATGAAAGCCCTTATTTTAGCAGGTTCACAGGAAGATAGTCCTTTAACTAAGTTTTGCCAAAACAAAGCGCTTCTTAAAATTTGCGGCAAAGAAATGATAAAATACATCATCGATGCGATGAGAGAATTGGACTTTATTGATACTATAGCAGTTGTTGGTCCTAAAGATGAACTAGTATCTCTTGAGGGTTTTGCAGACATCATTATAGACAGCGGCTCGTCTATGACTGAAAATGTCCTAAAAGGAGCCGAAGTTTTCCCTGATAGTGAATTAATTCTAATAGCGACATCAGATATTCCGATGATAACTTCAGAGGCAATACGGGATTTTGTAGAAAAAGCGCAAAAAGTAGATGCTGATTTTTATTATCCCATAGTTAGAAAAGAAATAAATGAGAAAAAGTACCCCGGTGTAAAGCGCACCTACGTCAAAATAAAAGATGGCACTTTTACCGGGGGTAATATTGTTTTAGTTAAGGTAGATACAGTAAAAAGATGCATTAAGCAGGCTGAAGAATTCATGATATATAGGAAAAAACCTTTAAAGCTTGCACAAATCTTAGGCCCTGTTATAATAATCAAATTTTTAATGGGCACAATAACTATAAGTGAATTGGAAAAACGAGTGGGAAAGTTATTTGGTATAAAGGCTAAGGGCATCATCAGCGATTATCCGGAGATAGGGACAGATGTAGATAAAGAAAGCGATGTTGAGATTGCCGAAAAAGTGCTGTGCGGAGGGATTGCAAATGAGGCGCAGTGA
- a CDS encoding GntR family transcriptional regulator, giving the protein MSERFPTIKLDNYKPLRDLVFEAMREAILSGRLKPGERLMEVQLAEEMGVSRTPVREAIRKLELEGLVVMVPRKGAYVSGFTLKDAAEVFEIRSSLEGLAAALAAERITDDEIALLDEVLKEISEAVAKGDINELVKKDGEFHQILFSASRNDRLTQMINNLKEQIDRFRVQSFTNPTRLQSVLTEHKKILDAIKRGNAEDAEKLAKEHIYKVEYNVMDILRKQMDFEEEPL; this is encoded by the coding sequence TTGAGCGAGAGATTTCCTACAATAAAATTAGACAATTACAAGCCCTTGAGAGATTTGGTTTTTGAGGCTATGAGAGAAGCAATTTTAAGCGGCAGGTTAAAACCCGGCGAAAGACTGATGGAAGTTCAATTAGCTGAGGAGATGGGGGTATCAAGAACTCCGGTTCGAGAAGCTATACGTAAATTAGAGCTTGAAGGACTTGTGGTTATGGTTCCTCGCAAAGGAGCCTATGTATCGGGGTTTACCTTAAAAGATGCTGCAGAAGTCTTTGAAATACGCAGCAGTTTGGAAGGACTTGCGGCAGCCCTTGCAGCTGAACGCATTACAGATGATGAAATTGCGCTTTTAGACGAAGTTTTGAAGGAAATTTCTGAGGCTGTTGCAAAGGGCGATATTAATGAGCTGGTCAAAAAAGACGGTGAATTTCATCAGATTTTGTTTAGTGCTTCAAGAAATGACAGATTGACTCAGATGATAAACAATTTAAAGGAACAGATAGATAGATTCAGAGTTCAGTCTTTTACAAATCCCACTAGATTACAAAGCGTCTTGACAGAACACAAAAAAATCCTGGATGCGATAAAGCGTGGTAACGCTGAGGATGCGGAAAAACTTGCAAAAGAACACATTTATAAAGTAGAATACAATGTGATGGACATACTCAGAAAGCAGATGGACTTCGAGGAGGAACCATTATGA
- the ispE gene encoding 4-(cytidine 5'-diphospho)-2-C-methyl-D-erythritol kinase, producing MKILVFQASFIYVIIIISSYFGRVLGFCAKYIIVVMLFIGGRKVLGKLDVDAKGKINLTLDVLFKRPDGYHEVEMIMHTISLKDTVSLELISTPGIKLITDYPKILQNEDNLAYKAAKLMMEKYSLDAGILIKIHKSIPIAAGLAGGSTDAAAVILGMNELFDLKRPKEELALLGKEIGADVPFCVMGKAAVARGIGEKLTMIKPLSDVDILIVKPKCGVSTREVYNRLNIKNIKSHPNTDAMLEHIEKRKIDKVASGLCNVLEEVTLKLHPVLCDIKESMLQNGALGSLMSGSGPSVFGIFESAKDAEKAAEKFLRKGNEVFVAKME from the coding sequence TTGAAAATTTTAGTGTTTCAAGCAAGTTTTATTTATGTTATTATAATTATATCATCTTACTTTGGCAGGGTTTTAGGATTTTGTGCAAAATATATCATAGTTGTGATGCTCTTTATCGGAGGTAGAAAAGTTTTGGGTAAGTTGGATGTAGACGCAAAAGGCAAGATTAATCTTACGCTGGACGTGCTTTTCAAACGACCTGACGGTTATCATGAAGTTGAGATGATTATGCATACTATTTCATTAAAGGATACTGTTTCGTTAGAATTAATTTCTACTCCCGGAATAAAGCTAATTACAGATTATCCTAAGATTTTACAAAACGAAGATAATCTGGCATATAAGGCTGCAAAGCTTATGATGGAAAAATACAGTCTTGATGCAGGAATCCTAATTAAAATACACAAAAGCATTCCTATAGCGGCAGGCCTTGCGGGAGGCAGCACTGATGCGGCAGCGGTTATTTTGGGAATGAACGAGCTTTTTGATTTAAAAAGGCCAAAGGAAGAACTTGCACTACTTGGCAAAGAAATAGGGGCAGATGTTCCTTTTTGTGTAATGGGTAAAGCAGCTGTTGCAAGAGGAATAGGGGAAAAGCTTACAATGATAAAACCGCTTTCTGATGTGGATATACTCATTGTAAAACCGAAGTGCGGAGTTTCTACAAGAGAAGTATACAATCGACTGAATATAAAAAACATAAAAAGTCATCCGAATACCGATGCAATGTTAGAACATATTGAAAAGAGAAAAATTGACAAGGTGGCCTCAGGGCTTTGCAATGTGCTGGAAGAAGTTACTTTAAAGCTTCATCCTGTCCTTTGCGATATAAAAGAGTCTATGCTTCAAAACGGAGCGCTGGGAAGTCTGATGTCAGGCAGTGGCCCTAGTGTTTTTGGGATTTTCGAAAGTGCAAAAGATGCAGAAAAAGCAGCTGAAAAATTTTTAAGAAAAGGCAACGAGGTTTTTGTAGCTAAAATGGAATAA
- a CDS encoding Veg family protein, which produces MASADTLRKIRKDIESHVGERVRLRANRGRKKTFEKEGVLEQVYPNIFIVKVIESPEFVRRISYSYSDILTDTVELTILDDEEPNLKCNSL; this is translated from the coding sequence ATGGCTTCGGCAGATACATTGAGAAAAATCCGCAAGGATATAGAATCTCATGTAGGCGAAAGAGTAAGACTCCGGGCCAACCGTGGCCGTAAAAAGACCTTTGAAAAAGAAGGCGTACTCGAGCAGGTTTACCCAAATATATTCATAGTGAAAGTTATTGAGTCGCCCGAATTTGTAAGAAGGATTTCTTACAGTTATTCGGATATTTTGACCGATACAGTGGAGCTTACTATTTTAGACGATGAGGAACCTAACTTAAAATGCAACTCTCTTTAA
- a CDS encoding ribonuclease H-like YkuK family protein produces the protein MNFINPTKGKMSISRMVQDIVAFMEEDPSAEYKLIVGTDSQSGENTCFVTAVIIHRVGRGARYYYYRKYIPHVRNLRHKIFTETSMSLDTVTRLKEEMIKTRYKDMDMEIHVDIGQNGDTKELIREVVGWVMGMGNGYKVKIKPDACGASKVADRYTK, from the coding sequence ATGAATTTTATTAATCCTACAAAAGGCAAAATGTCTATAAGCAGGATGGTCCAAGATATTGTGGCTTTTATGGAAGAAGATCCCTCTGCAGAGTATAAGCTGATAGTAGGTACTGACTCGCAGTCCGGGGAAAATACTTGTTTTGTTACCGCCGTTATAATCCACCGCGTCGGAAGAGGCGCGCGCTACTATTACTACAGAAAGTATATCCCCCACGTAAGAAATTTGCGCCATAAAATATTTACAGAAACTTCGATGTCTCTTGATACGGTAACCCGATTAAAAGAAGAAATGATAAAAACCCGGTACAAAGACATGGATATGGAAATTCATGTTGATATAGGACAAAACGGTGATACGAAAGAGCTTATCCGGGAAGTAGTAGGATGGGTAATGGGTATGGGAAACGGCTACAAAGTTAAAATAAAACCGGATGCTTGCGGTGCCAGCAAAGTTGCGGACAGATACACAAAATAA